The Megasphaera elsdenii DSM 20460 genome includes the window CCTGTGCATCAATTTGTCAATAGTCTATTCTAAAATTTCCTATCTGAAAGCCTCTCCTCATAGGAGAGGTGGCCCGAAAGGGCCGGAGAGGTTTGACCTCTCAGTCAGCTGCGCTGACAGCTCCAGCAAGGCTCTCCGTTTTGGCAACCGTCCTGTCTTTCTCTCCGGTCAGTCCCTGACGGGCCAAAAAGGGCCTATCAAGGGAGCCACTAACCACTAACAACTTAAAAAGCGCTGTCGCACGAAAGTTTCTGCCATCATGCGAGGCCCCCCCTTTGCTTAAATGTTTGAGGCGATGGCTTTTAAATTTTGTCCCATCTACATCAAACTTTCAACTTCAAACTTCAAACTCAAAAAGGGCTTGTCGTCGTGCGACAAGCCCTTTTTATCATGGTGGAGATGAGGAGAGTCGAACTCCTGTCCGTAAATGCCGCCCCATGAACTTCTCCGAGCGCAGACCTTGTTAGGATCTTAAACCGTTTTCGTACAAGGACAAACTAGACGATTCCAGCCTGTGAGTTTCCCGACACGACTACCAGGCAGAGCCATGTGGTATCCCGCTAAGTGACGTCTGCGAGCTGCCCGCAGGATTAGCAGCAGGAGACGTTAGCCGCACTTAGGCAGCTAAAGCAAAATTGTTTTCTTTTGCGTTTAATTTAAAAGGTTCACCGATTTACGGGCAGATGAAACCCCGGCTCGCTATTCATGATACAACCATCCACGTCGAAACCTTTACATCCCCATGGATAGAATCTCCCTTTACAGGGATTCAAAATAAGTATAGCACATATTTTACCGTTTGCCAATGAAGTTTATGGTATAATATGCGTAGGGGCCGCCCAAAGGGCGGCCCGCAGTTCGCAGGCCGCAGACCGCAGTTCGCCGGTCGTGGTGATTTATGGTTTACAAGCAACCTCTCCGGCCCTTCAGGCCACCTCTCCTAGCAGGAGAGGCTTAACTATACGAAAGGATGTCTTCATTTTGTTATTATATATCATTAAATGGCTTTATGCCTGGATCCTGCCGATGGGTGGCATTGTCCTGGCTTTGATTCTCTTATTGTATTATATGTTTCGCAGACACAGTCCCGGCCGCTGGGCGCTGGCTGTCGTTACGGCTGTCTTTTATCTTTTGTCCATCGAGCCCGTATCGAACGGCCTCATCCATCCCTTGGAAACGGCTTATGACCAGCCGCAGGGGACGGCTGTCGCTGGCGATGTCATCGTCCTCCTCGGCGGCGGATCCCGGGCCGGCGTCCCCGATTTCGACGGTACCGGCCAGGTCGGCAGCGCCGCAGCCAACCGTTTCCTCATGGCCCTGCGCCTGCAAAAGGCTAAGGATCTGCCCATCCTCTTATCGGGCGGGACCATCCTCGAAGGCGACGCCAATGAATCGGAAATCGAAAAGCGGATGCTCCTCTCCCTGGGCGTGCCGGAAAATAAGATCTTCATGGACGACAAGAGCCGCAACACGGCAGAAAATGCCGCTTTTTCCAAGCAAATCTGCGAGCACCAGGGCTGGACGAAGCCCATCCTGGTCACCAGTGCCTTCCACATGCCCCGGTCTGTCCGCTTCTTTACGCGTGAAGGCCTCGATGTGACGCCGTATCCCTGTGATTACCATACGAGCGCTGTGACGAACTGGTCCGGGTACTCCGTCGTACCCCAGTCTTTTTACTTATTTAACTCCTGTCTGGCCATCAAAGAATACGTCGGCATCGCCGCCGCTTCTTTGCGGATACAATAAATTGGGACATAAAACGTCCATGGTATTGCAAAATCGTACCCGATGTGGCATACTTACAGTGTAAGTAGTAAGGCCCTCAGGTTCTTAGAATTATGTAAAAAGGTTATTTTGTTTTCAAAAGGAGTGTATCGACAATGATTAAAGTTGGTATTAATGGTTTCGGTCGTATTGGTCGTTTTGTTTTCCGCGCTGCACAGACTCGTGATGACATCGAAATCGTAGGCATCAACGACCTTTGCCCGGTTGACTACATGGCATACATGCTCAAATACGACACCATGCACGGCCAGTTCGACGGCACGATCGAAGCTGACGTCGAAAACAGCCAGCTCATCGTTAACGGCAAAAAAATCCGCGTAACGGCTGAAATGGATCCGGCCAACCTCAAATGGGACGAAGTCGGTGCTGAATATGTCGTTGAATCGACAGGCCGTTTCCTCACCATGGACCTCGCTGAAAAACACCTCGCAGCTGGTGCAAAATACGTTGTACTCTCCGCTCCTTCCAAACAGGGTGCTGACGGCCGTCAGGCAGACATGTTCGTTTGCGGCGTTAACACCGATACATACAAAGGCCAGCAGATCGTTTCCAACGCATCTTGCACGACGAACTGCCTCGCTCCGATCGCTAAAGTCCTCAACGATGCTTTCGGCATCAAAGAAGGCCTCATGACGACGGTTCACTCCACAACGGCTACGCAGAAAACCGTTGACGGCCCGTCCATGAAAGATTGGCGCGGCGGCCGTGCAGCTGCTGGCAACATCATTCCGTCCTCGACGGGTGCTGCAAAAGCTGTCGGCAAAGTCATTCCGGAATTGAACGGCAAATTGACCGGCATGTCCATGCGTGTACCGACCCTCGACGTTTCCGTCGTCGACCTCACGGTCAACCTCGCTAAACCGGCTACATACGATGAAATCTGCGCAGCTATGAAGAAAGCTTCTGAAGGCGAACTCAAAGGCATCCTCGGCTACACTGACGAAGCTGTCGTTTCCTCCGACTTCCTCGGCTGCCCGCTCACGTCCATCTTCGACGCTAAAGCTGGTATCGCTTTGACGGACACCTTCGTAAAAGTCGTTTCCTGGTACGACAACGAAATCGGCTACTCCAACAAAGTCCTCAACCTCATTGCTGTCATGAACGATTACAACAGCAAACACTAATTTGTAGCGACGCATTTCCCAACGGGTAAACAGCCTCCCGTTACAAATCAGATTGAACCCTAAAGGGGCCGTCGCATGGCGGCCCCTTTTTATTACTCATCGATTACAAAAGGAGTCAAAAACTGTAATGACGAAAAAGAAACCTGTAATGCTGGTCATCATGGATGGTTTTGGCTGCAGCCATATCGAAAAAGATAACGCCGTAGCCCAGGCAGACCTCAAGGTCTTGCCGAAACTTTGGAAAGAATATCCTCATTCGTATCTCGGCGCATCGGGCGAAGACGTCGGTCTGCCTGACGGCCAGATTGGCAACTCTGAAGTGGGCCATCTTAATATCGGTGCGGGACGTATTGTGTACCAGGCGCTGACAAAAATCACCAAGGACATCAAAGACGGCGCTTTCTTCCAGAAACCGGCTCTCGTCGGTGCTATGGAAAACGTCAAGGAAAAGGATTCGGCCCTCCATCTGCTGGGCCTCGTCTCTCCTGGCGGCGTCCACAGCAGCGAACAGCATCTCTATGGTCTTTTGGAAATGGCCAAGCGCAATGGCTTGAAAAAAGTCTACATCCACGCCTTCCTCGACGGCCGCGACGTACTGCCCCGCAGCGCTGGCGAATACCTCAAGGAACTGGAAGATAAGTGCGTTGAACTCGGCGTCGGCGAAATCGCTACCATCAGCGGCCGTTATTATGCCATGGACCGCGATAAACGCTGGGAACGCGTTGAAAAGGCTTATGATGCCGTCGCCCTCGGTGAAGGACCGCAGGAACCGGATGCTCAGACCTGCCTGGAACATTCCTATGCGGCTGACATTTCCGACGAATTCGTCATTCCCACTGTCATCCATAAACATCCCGTCCAGGATGGCGACAGTGTCATCTTCTTCAACTTCCGCCCTGACCGGGCCCGCCAGTTGACGACGGCTTTCGTCGTTCCCGATTTCGACGGCTTCCCGCGTCCGAAGAAGCTGGATACGTACTTTGCGACCATGACCCGTTATGAAGATGACCTTCCGGTACACGTCGTCTACGATAAGGAACGGATTCCGGATACCTTAGGCGAAGTCCTGGCTAAGGCCGGCAAGACGCAGCTGCGCATTGCCGAAACGGAAAAATACGCTCACGTCACGTATTTCTTCAATGGCGGCGAAGAAGAACCGAATCCCGGTGAAGACCGCATCCTCGTACCGTCGCCGAAAGTTGCGACGTATGACTTGCAGCCGGAAATGAACGCGCCCATTGTCACGGAAAAAGTCATCGAACAGATCAAGGCCGATAAATATGATATGATCATGCTCAATTTCGCCAACGCCGATATGGTCGGCCATACAGGCGTCTTTGAAGCGGCTGTCAAAGCTGTCGAAACGGTCGACACCTGCGTCGGCAAAATCGTTGAAGCCTTGAAACCCGTCCAGGGCCAGCTCCTGATCATCGCCGACCATGGCAATGCGGAACAGATGGCCGATCCCGATACGGGCTGCCCTTACACGGCTCATACGACGAACCATGTACCGTGCATCCTGGTCAGTGAAGAACATAAAGGGGATCACCTGCACGACGGCATCCTGGCCGACGTCGCCCCGACCATGCTGACTTTGGCCGGTATGGACATTCCTGCCGATATGACCGGCAAATGCCTGCTGGACCAGTGATTATACTCTGTTGTTCTATCGCATCGTGAAGGGAGAGAGTAAGATGGAACAAGATACATTGAGTATCTTTCAAAAAATAGCTCCCGATGTCATGGGGACAATCAAAGAACGCTATCTGCTGCTGCGGCATATCGCCGACGCCGAGCCCGTCGGCCGGCGGACCCTGGCAGGTCTTTCGGGCCTGTCGGAACGCGTCGTCCGGTCTCACGTCGACGTCTTGCGGCGCAGTGGCATCGTGCGCTTTACGACGCTGGGCATTGCCATGGAACCGGAAGGCAAACGGCTCATGCCGGATCTCCTGGAGTGTTTCCTGCGCCTGAATAATTTGGACGACATGCAGCGCCAGATCCGCCAGAAGCTGGGCCTGAAAAATGTCTATATCGTCCCCGGTGACAGCGATAACGATAAGACCGCCAAGGAAGAACTGGGCCGCCGGGGTGCGCTGCTCCTGAACGACCTTTTCGGCAGCGTAGATACGGTCGCTATCAGCGGCGGGTCGACGATGGCTGAAGTGGCCCGCATGCTTCCGGAATGTCTGGCCAACGTGACTATCTTGCCGGCCCGCGGAAGCATGGGCAACCATGTCGAAGTCCAGGCCAACTACATCGCCGCCAACATTGCGGCCAAGACCCACAGTTCGTACCGCATGATCCATATCCCGGAAGGCCTCAGTGATTCGGCGCTGCAGATGATGCTCCAAGCCGACCGCCAGACCCAGGAAAATGTGGCCATGACGGCCCGGGCCCAGGTCGTCATCTTCGGCATCGGCCGGGCGGACCGCATGGCCCGCAAGCGGGGCATGACGACGCTCCAGCGCGATGCCCTGCACAGCCTCGGCGCCTGTGGCGAATCGCTGGGCTGCTATTGCGGCCTCGATGGCAAGATTTTATATGGTACGAATAATGTAGGGATTTCATTGCGAGAAATCAAATTTCATCCGCACGTCATCGCCGTAGCCGGTGGCGCCAGCAAGGCCGAAGCCATTGTAGGCGTCATGCGGGCCTGCCATACGGGTACGCTGGTCACGGACGAAGGCGCGGCTGAAAAAATCATACAAATGCTTTAATTGGAGGAGGAACCTTTCATGAAAAAAACGATTACTGATGTAAATGTCGAAAACAAACGCGTTTTTGTCCGCGCTGACTTCAACGTCCCCCTTGATGAAAACTGCAACATTACAGACGATACGCGTATCCAGAAGACGCTGCCGACCATTAAATACTTGCTCGACCATAAAGCAGCCGTCATCCTGGCCAGCCATCTCGGCCGCCCGAAGGGACAGGTCGTCGAAAAGTATTCGTTGAAACCCGTTGCCAAACGCTTGTCGGAACTCCTCGGCCTTGATGTCAAATTCGCTCCGGATTGCGTCGGTGCAGAAACGAAAGCCATGGCTGACGCCCTCAAACCGGGTGAAGTCCTGCTCCTGGAAAATCTCCGTTTCCATAAAGAAGAAGAAAAAAACGGCGAAGATTTCGCCCGCCAGCTCGCTTCTCTGGCTGAAGTCGGCATCAACGACGCTTTCGGCTGCTGCCACCGCGCTCATGCTTCGGTCGCAGGCATTACGAAATTCCTGCCCATGGCAGCCGGCTTCCTGCTGGAAAAAGAAATCCGCTTCATCGGCGGGGCTGTCGACAACCCGGCTCATCCTTTCGCAGCCATCATCGGCGGGGCTAAAGTTTCCGACAAGATCGAAGTCATTTCCAACCTCCTGCCTAAAGTCGACCTCATGATCATCGGCGG containing:
- the gap gene encoding type I glyceraldehyde-3-phosphate dehydrogenase, which translates into the protein MIKVGINGFGRIGRFVFRAAQTRDDIEIVGINDLCPVDYMAYMLKYDTMHGQFDGTIEADVENSQLIVNGKKIRVTAEMDPANLKWDEVGAEYVVESTGRFLTMDLAEKHLAAGAKYVVLSAPSKQGADGRQADMFVCGVNTDTYKGQQIVSNASCTTNCLAPIAKVLNDAFGIKEGLMTTVHSTTATQKTVDGPSMKDWRGGRAAAGNIIPSSTGAAKAVGKVIPELNGKLTGMSMRVPTLDVSVVDLTVNLAKPATYDEICAAMKKASEGELKGILGYTDEAVVSSDFLGCPLTSIFDAKAGIALTDTFVKVVSWYDNEIGYSNKVLNLIAVMNDYNSKH
- a CDS encoding phosphoglycerate kinase; the encoded protein is MKKTITDVNVENKRVFVRADFNVPLDENCNITDDTRIQKTLPTIKYLLDHKAAVILASHLGRPKGQVVEKYSLKPVAKRLSELLGLDVKFAPDCVGAETKAMADALKPGEVLLLENLRFHKEEEKNGEDFARQLASLAEVGINDAFGCCHRAHASVAGITKFLPMAAGFLLEKEIRFIGGAVDNPAHPFAAIIGGAKVSDKIEVISNLLPKVDLMIIGGGMANTFLAAQGYGIGKSLVEADKIDLAKQLINQAKEQGTKLLLPVDVTVAAEFKNDADHKVVSVDAVPADWMILDVGTKTQELFAKELAPMKLIVWNGPMGVFEMENYAKGTEAVAKAVADSEAVSIVGGGDSVSAVNKTGLADKISHISTGGGASLEYLEGKQLPGVVSLSDK
- the gpmI gene encoding 2,3-bisphosphoglycerate-independent phosphoglycerate mutase, with the translated sequence MTKKKPVMLVIMDGFGCSHIEKDNAVAQADLKVLPKLWKEYPHSYLGASGEDVGLPDGQIGNSEVGHLNIGAGRIVYQALTKITKDIKDGAFFQKPALVGAMENVKEKDSALHLLGLVSPGGVHSSEQHLYGLLEMAKRNGLKKVYIHAFLDGRDVLPRSAGEYLKELEDKCVELGVGEIATISGRYYAMDRDKRWERVEKAYDAVALGEGPQEPDAQTCLEHSYAADISDEFVIPTVIHKHPVQDGDSVIFFNFRPDRARQLTTAFVVPDFDGFPRPKKLDTYFATMTRYEDDLPVHVVYDKERIPDTLGEVLAKAGKTQLRIAETEKYAHVTYFFNGGEEEPNPGEDRILVPSPKVATYDLQPEMNAPIVTEKVIEQIKADKYDMIMLNFANADMVGHTGVFEAAVKAVETVDTCVGKIVEALKPVQGQLLIIADHGNAEQMADPDTGCPYTAHTTNHVPCILVSEEHKGDHLHDGILADVAPTMLTLAGMDIPADMTGKCLLDQ
- a CDS encoding sugar-binding transcriptional regulator, whose product is MEQDTLSIFQKIAPDVMGTIKERYLLLRHIADAEPVGRRTLAGLSGLSERVVRSHVDVLRRSGIVRFTTLGIAMEPEGKRLMPDLLECFLRLNNLDDMQRQIRQKLGLKNVYIVPGDSDNDKTAKEELGRRGALLLNDLFGSVDTVAISGGSTMAEVARMLPECLANVTILPARGSMGNHVEVQANYIAANIAAKTHSSYRMIHIPEGLSDSALQMMLQADRQTQENVAMTARAQVVIFGIGRADRMARKRGMTTLQRDALHSLGACGESLGCYCGLDGKILYGTNNVGISLREIKFHPHVIAVAGGASKAEAIVGVMRACHTGTLVTDEGAAEKIIQML
- a CDS encoding YdcF family protein encodes the protein MLLYIIKWLYAWILPMGGIVLALILLLYYMFRRHSPGRWALAVVTAVFYLLSIEPVSNGLIHPLETAYDQPQGTAVAGDVIVLLGGGSRAGVPDFDGTGQVGSAAANRFLMALRLQKAKDLPILLSGGTILEGDANESEIEKRMLLSLGVPENKIFMDDKSRNTAENAAFSKQICEHQGWTKPILVTSAFHMPRSVRFFTREGLDVTPYPCDYHTSAVTNWSGYSVVPQSFYLFNSCLAIKEYVGIAAASLRIQ